One Thermofilum pendens Hrk 5 DNA segment encodes these proteins:
- a CDS encoding carbohydrate ABC transporter permease, with translation MKHSKLLSQWLYVVPTLTLIIIIFIIPIGYNVWLSFQEKSLGGEAVFIGLKNYQRLLSSASFYKSVVNSVIYTFTSVFFKALIGLGVALLLNKKFWGRGFLRGFSILPWAFPSFVVAVLFWFNYDYRGTFNTVLKLMGLQPVHWMSYDMAMASVILINIWHGWPFFFMGYLAGLQAIPEELYEAAEIDGASALQKFIHVTIPQLKPVLYTVALLSTMWTLGEFTQIYMTTGGGPVDATTTIPIATFKIAFMTEINFPLAAAYTILVLPIYLVLIYFTLKQMGE, from the coding sequence ATGAAGCATTCAAAGTTGCTTTCGCAATGGCTTTACGTGGTACCAACACTCACACTTATCATAATTATATTCATTATCCCAATAGGCTACAATGTTTGGCTAAGTTTTCAGGAGAAAAGCCTGGGGGGTGAGGCTGTCTTCATTGGACTTAAAAACTATCAAAGGCTTCTCAGCTCTGCCTCCTTCTACAAGAGTGTCGTTAACTCAGTAATCTACACTTTTACTTCGGTCTTCTTTAAGGCTCTTATAGGCTTAGGAGTAGCTCTGCTTTTAAACAAGAAATTCTGGGGGAGGGGCTTCCTCAGAGGTTTCTCCATACTTCCCTGGGCATTTCCATCGTTCGTGGTTGCTGTACTGTTCTGGTTTAACTATGACTATCGAGGCACTTTCAACACCGTTCTGAAGTTAATGGGTCTTCAACCTGTTCACTGGATGAGCTACGACATGGCGATGGCATCAGTCATACTTATCAATATCTGGCACGGCTGGCCCTTCTTCTTCATGGGGTACCTAGCCGGCCTGCAGGCTATTCCCGAAGAGCTTTATGAAGCCGCTGAGATTGATGGGGCATCAGCGCTTCAGAAGTTCATCCATGTAACCATTCCGCAACTCAAGCCTGTATTATACACTGTAGCTCTCCTCTCCACAATGTGGACGCTCGGGGAGTTTACCCAGATATACATGACTACGGGTGGAGGTCCCGTGGACGCGACAACAACCATTCCAATAGCTACCTTTAAGATAGCCTTTATGACTGAAATAAACTTCCCCCTAGCGGCTGCATACACGATTCTTGTCTTGCCGATATACCTTGTGCTGATTTACTTTACCTTAAAGCAGATGGGTGAGTAG
- a CDS encoding ABC transporter substrate-binding protein, which translates to MSKKPPTKIIALIVLAVIIVAGIGVLLVQQLTPKPKPHLVIWGRATFVPPQMYWIEKKVREWASKNNVDVEITWYAVADIGKKLTAAVEAGNPPDIVINGHPVAIFAEKGLLLPLDDVIEKLNKSDFYEIKLKICSWGGHYYCVPMGFEMTWLHVRWDIVQKAGAQNLFPLKSLDDFYVAAKALHNVEPGVYGVGLPLGLNGYDTWWTFEHFWGGYGGAMLANRSVAGVIMDKEPYRSALKKAFEIERKIWVEKLTPPDSDQWVDASNNNAYIQGKIAMTINPASIYYALMTQNPELAAKTKLFVLPISVDCGDESTFIFKTTKYPDLAKDLVYYLFADKDDYRRGFVEAGALYFLPPFKSQMKVISSDWKKGKYPAFGEDPAVAVEKIKFMETAAFPLGERTTPSETFREGFIWNEMIQRVVVKGEDPDKVIDEYAARLREEVRRVYGG; encoded by the coding sequence ATGAGCAAAAAACCTCCAACGAAAATAATTGCTCTCATAGTCTTAGCCGTAATAATAGTCGCAGGAATAGGCGTTCTACTCGTTCAACAGCTAACGCCTAAGCCTAAGCCTCACCTCGTGATCTGGGGTAGAGCTACCTTTGTTCCTCCTCAGATGTACTGGATCGAAAAGAAGGTTCGCGAGTGGGCAAGCAAGAATAATGTGGACGTTGAGATAACTTGGTACGCGGTAGCAGATATAGGTAAAAAGCTGACCGCCGCTGTCGAAGCAGGGAACCCTCCCGACATTGTTATCAACGGGCACCCGGTTGCGATATTCGCTGAGAAGGGTTTGCTACTTCCCTTAGACGATGTTATCGAGAAACTAAACAAGAGCGACTTTTATGAAATTAAGCTCAAAATATGCTCTTGGGGAGGACACTATTACTGTGTGCCTATGGGATTTGAAATGACATGGCTTCACGTGCGCTGGGACATCGTACAGAAAGCCGGTGCACAGAACCTGTTCCCGCTAAAGTCGTTGGATGATTTCTACGTAGCGGCTAAAGCTTTACATAACGTAGAGCCAGGCGTTTACGGCGTAGGCTTGCCACTAGGGCTAAATGGTTACGACACATGGTGGACCTTCGAGCACTTCTGGGGAGGATACGGTGGGGCTATGCTTGCAAATAGGAGCGTTGCCGGAGTGATTATGGACAAGGAACCTTACCGTTCTGCGCTTAAAAAGGCCTTCGAAATAGAGAGGAAAATATGGGTTGAGAAGCTGACACCGCCTGATAGCGACCAGTGGGTGGACGCATCGAATAACAACGCCTACATACAAGGCAAAATAGCTATGACAATAAACCCAGCAAGTATTTACTATGCTCTAATGACGCAAAACCCAGAGCTCGCCGCCAAGACTAAGCTGTTCGTGTTACCCATATCTGTTGATTGTGGAGACGAGAGCACATTCATATTCAAGACTACGAAGTACCCGGATCTCGCAAAGGACCTAGTTTACTACCTATTTGCTGACAAGGATGATTATCGCCGAGGCTTCGTCGAAGCCGGCGCCCTCTACTTCTTGCCTCCATTTAAGTCGCAAATGAAGGTAATTTCCAGTGACTGGAAGAAGGGCAAGTACCCAGCCTTTGGAGAAGACCCAGCAGTTGCAGTAGAGAAAATCAAGTTTATGGAGACTGCTGCTTTCCCGCTTGGCGAGAGAACTACGCCCAGTGAGACGTTCAGAGAAGGCTTCATCTGGAACGAAATGATACAAAGGGTTGTAGTCAAGGGCGAAGATCCCGACAAAGTAATTGACGAGTATGCAGCGAGACTACGCGAGGAAGTGCGCAGGGTTTACGGAGGATAA
- a CDS encoding dihydrodipicolinate synthase family protein, with protein sequence MPVTRLYGIIPPLITPFDTKGNLSVDRLSGIVEFTKPYVHGYYLCGTYGLGPLMRTDQRKKVAERVAELVGGEKLIVVHVGSADTETAVELAKHAQDIGAHAVASVPPFYYHHSETHILNFFRELVDSVSIPVYAYNNPPRVGYPITPELALKLKEVGVAGIKDSSFDVQAFIDYKVTLGEDFDVVVGTEALMLPTYVLGARAFIPGMSNYAPEIVFKLFKALENRDFENAAKIQYKINKVRRQVQRLGPTIPLVYLALKLRGVDAGFPRKPFLPAPHEVQEILKSYIEELLEGVET encoded by the coding sequence ATGCCTGTTACACGTCTATACGGAATAATTCCTCCCCTTATTACACCTTTTGACACAAAAGGTAATCTCTCGGTAGACCGCCTAAGTGGGATTGTTGAGTTTACAAAGCCCTATGTTCACGGATATTATCTTTGTGGGACTTACGGTCTGGGCCCTCTGATGAGGACTGATCAAAGGAAAAAGGTTGCTGAAAGAGTTGCCGAGCTTGTAGGAGGCGAGAAGCTGATAGTTGTACACGTGGGGTCTGCCGATACAGAGACAGCCGTAGAGCTTGCTAAACACGCGCAGGACATAGGGGCCCACGCCGTGGCTAGTGTACCACCCTTTTATTACCATCACTCTGAGACGCATATACTCAACTTTTTCAGAGAACTCGTAGACTCCGTTTCTATACCCGTATACGCGTACAACAATCCTCCACGAGTAGGTTATCCAATTACGCCCGAACTCGCTCTTAAGTTAAAAGAGGTCGGAGTCGCGGGGATAAAAGATAGTAGCTTCGATGTTCAGGCGTTCATAGACTATAAGGTTACCTTGGGCGAAGATTTTGACGTAGTGGTGGGGACGGAGGCCTTAATGCTTCCCACGTATGTTCTCGGGGCCAGGGCTTTTATACCTGGTATGTCCAACTATGCTCCGGAGATAGTCTTCAAATTGTTTAAGGCTTTAGAGAACAGAGATTTCGAGAACGCCGCTAAAATACAGTATAAAATCAACAAAGTACGGAGACAGGTGCAAAGACTCGGGCCCACAATACCTCTAGTGTACTTGGCACTAAAACTTAGAGGGGTAGACGCCGGCTTTCCAAGAAAACCTTTCCTGCCAGCTCCTCACGAGGTTCAAGAGATTTTAAAGTCGTACATTGAGGAATTGTTAGAAGGAGTAGAGACCTAG